Proteins from one Thermobifida alba genomic window:
- a CDS encoding electron transfer flavoprotein subunit alpha/FixB family protein — protein MAEVLVLVDHVDGQVKKVTLELLTAARRIGEPSAVVVGEATDELKAKLGEYGAEKIYTAPAEIDDYVVAPKAELLAKLAADKSAAAVLVSATAENKEVAGRTAVKLGSGVLTDVVDVTPEVVAEHSIFGGAVITHAKVTSGVPVVAVRPNAIPAEPSSGAAAVEAVEIEISDAAKAARITDRVKQEKGARPELTEAAVVVSGGRGVGSEDFSVVENLADALGGAVGASRAAVDAGWYPHAFQVGQTGKTVSPNLYIALGISGAIQHRAGMQTSKTIVAVNKDPEAPILEISDFAVVGDLHKVAPQLTEEINKRK, from the coding sequence ATGGCTGAGGTCCTCGTCCTCGTCGACCACGTCGACGGACAGGTCAAGAAGGTCACGCTGGAGCTGCTGACCGCGGCCCGCCGCATCGGAGAGCCCTCCGCGGTGGTCGTGGGAGAGGCCACCGACGAGCTGAAGGCCAAGCTCGGCGAGTACGGCGCGGAGAAGATCTACACCGCCCCCGCCGAGATCGACGACTACGTCGTGGCGCCCAAGGCCGAACTGCTGGCCAAGCTCGCCGCCGACAAGTCCGCCGCCGCCGTCCTCGTCTCGGCCACCGCCGAGAACAAGGAGGTCGCCGGACGCACCGCCGTCAAACTGGGTTCCGGTGTCCTCACCGACGTGGTGGACGTCACCCCCGAGGTGGTCGCGGAGCACTCCATCTTCGGTGGCGCCGTCATCACCCACGCCAAGGTCACCAGCGGCGTCCCCGTGGTGGCCGTACGCCCCAACGCCATTCCGGCCGAGCCCTCCTCCGGGGCCGCCGCGGTGGAGGCCGTCGAGATCGAGATCTCCGACGCCGCCAAGGCCGCGCGGATCACCGACCGCGTCAAGCAGGAGAAGGGCGCCCGTCCGGAGCTCACCGAGGCCGCTGTCGTGGTCTCCGGTGGCCGCGGTGTGGGCAGTGAGGACTTCTCCGTCGTGGAGAACCTCGCCGACGCGCTCGGCGGCGCCGTGGGCGCCTCCCGGGCCGCCGTCGACGCCGGCTGGTACCCGCACGCCTTCCAGGTCGGCCAGACCGGTAAGACCGTCTCGCCTAACCTCTACATCGCCCTGGGCATCTCCGGCGCGATCCAGCACCGGGCGGGCATGCAGACCTCCAAGACGATCGTCGCGGTCAACAAGGACCCCGAGGCTCCGATCCTGGAGATCTCCGACTTCGCGGTCGTCGGCGACCTGCACAAGGTCGCCCCGCAGCTGACCGAGGAGATCAACAAGCGCAAGTAG